One window of Centropristis striata isolate RG_2023a ecotype Rhode Island chromosome 23, C.striata_1.0, whole genome shotgun sequence genomic DNA carries:
- the LOC131961754 gene encoding B-type lectin plumieribetin-like encodes MSTNFLSRNCELHPGDYLMSNNREWKAVFQTDGNFVIYGWKPVWASDTYGSGGFRLCMQNDCNLVMYNKDNIPKWQSDSSSGDHMCRLELTNDGKLLVFKDAQEIWNSSTSKGKK; translated from the exons ATGAGTACCAACTTCCTGTCCAGAAATTGTGAGCTCCACCCGGGAGACTACCTGATGTCCAACAACAGAGAGTGGAAAGCTGTCTTCCAG ACTGATGGCAACTTTGTCATCTATGGCTGGAAGCCTGTTTGGGCTTCAGACACTTATGGATCAGGCGGTTTCCGTCTGTGCATGCAGAATGACTGCAACCTGGTCATGTACAACAAGGATAACATTCCCAAGTGGCAGTCTGACTCTTCCAGTGGTGACCACATGTGTCGTCTTGAGCTGACCAATGACGGCAAACTGCTGGTGTTCAAGGATGCTCAAGAAATCTGGAACTCTTCAACCTCCAAAGGCAAGAAGTGA
- the LOC131961753 gene encoding B-type lectin plumieribetin-like: MSRNYLSKNDELRRGDFLMSNNGQWKAVFQDDGNFVLYGWEPVWKSNTEGTDVTRLCMQADCNLVMYNKCSEAKWHTNSAKGDCNMCRLHLTDDGKLVLNRECDVIWDSTKNEGMK, from the exons ATGAGCAGGAACTACTTGTCCAAAAATGACGAGCTCCGCAGAGGAGACTTCCTGATGTCCAACAATGGGCAGTGGAAGGCTGTCTTccag GATGACGGTAACTTTGTCCTCTATGGCTGGGAGCCAGTGTGGAAGTCAAACACTGAAGGCACAGACGTTACCCGCCTTTGCATGCAGGCTGACTGCAACCTGGTCATGTACAACAAGTGCAGCGAAGCCAAGTGGCACACAAACTCCGCCAAAGGCGACTGCAACATGTGTCGTCTTCACCTGACGGATGACGGCAAACTGGTGTTGAACAGGGAATGTGACGTGATCTGGGACTCTACTAAGAACGAAGGCATGAAGTGA
- the LOC131961751 gene encoding uncharacterized protein LOC131961751 isoform X2, whose amino-acid sequence MAAGLLLLVCAGAVLYSAGAQDSYDGLPNYQKKGVDLALEQLNTHAGVHHHFRFLRSLEKSSIESGYVVRYLYHHFYLKPTRCAKGTTDSNPQTCPFRNDRPLMDCAACYETTGDKIELNPTPYVHCIQKPRLTQEIRTARTDHCRKMASNAGPFLPLTPCRG is encoded by the exons ATGGCTGCAGGGTTGCTGCTTCTCGTTTGTGCTGGAGCTGTTCTGTACTCTGCCGGGGCCCAGGACTCTTATGATGGGCTGCCTAATTATCAGAAAAAGGGAGTGGATCTGGCGTTAGAGCAGCTCAACACCCATGCAGGGGTACACCACCATTTCCGCTTCTTAAGAAGTCTGGAGAAGTCAAGTATTGAG TCTGGATATGTTGTGCGGTATCTCTACCACCACTTTTACCTGAAACCCACCAGGTGCGCCAAAGGAACAACTGACTCAAACCCTCAGACATGCCCCTTCAGGAATGACAGA CCCCTGATGGACTGTGCAGCTTGCTACGAAACTACAGGAGACAAGATAGAATTGAATCCCACGCCGTACGTTCACTGCATCCAGAAACCAAGATTAACTCAG GAAATTAGGACAGCCAGGacggatcattgcagaaaaatgGCTTCCAATGCTGGACCCTTCCTTCCACTGACTCCTTGCCGGGGCTGA
- the LOC131961751 gene encoding uncharacterized protein LOC131961751 isoform X1: MAAGLLLLVCAGAVLYSAGAQDSYDGLPNYQKKGVDLALEQLNTHAGVHHHFRFLRSLEKSSIESGYVVRYLYHHFYLKPTRCAKGTTDSNPQTCPFRNDRPLMDCAACYETTGDKIELNPTPYVHCIQKPRLTQCYYFCIRRSFTASGTETHTGIIIDILCCYPSSSSLSFCICGHLVFMRAVAEVVSSFLYQCKCLFDPSTSPLSLSLSLSLSLSRPVWSFTILRLHHELVKKKQLKTTKGRGPIPCRYRHSYTLLMSPK; encoded by the exons ATGGCTGCAGGGTTGCTGCTTCTCGTTTGTGCTGGAGCTGTTCTGTACTCTGCCGGGGCCCAGGACTCTTATGATGGGCTGCCTAATTATCAGAAAAAGGGAGTGGATCTGGCGTTAGAGCAGCTCAACACCCATGCAGGGGTACACCACCATTTCCGCTTCTTAAGAAGTCTGGAGAAGTCAAGTATTGAG TCTGGATATGTTGTGCGGTATCTCTACCACCACTTTTACCTGAAACCCACCAGGTGCGCCAAAGGAACAACTGACTCAAACCCTCAGACATGCCCCTTCAGGAATGACAGA CCCCTGATGGACTGTGCAGCTTGCTACGAAACTACAGGAGACAAGATAGAATTGAATCCCACGCCGTACGTTCACTGCATCCAGAAACCAAGATTAACTCAG TGCTACTACTTCTGCATACGCCGTTCATTCACTGCATCCGGAACCGAGACTCATACtggtattattattgatatccTGTGTTGTTATCCAAGCAGTTCATCTCTAAGCTTCTGCATTTGTGGCCATCTTGTCTTCATGAGAGCGGTAGCTGAGGTTGTTTCAAGTTTCCTGTACCAATGcaaatgtttgtttgacccgtccacctcccctctctctctctctctctctctctctctctctctctctcgtcctgTGTGGAGCTTCACAATACTTAGATTACATCATGAACTTGTCAAGAAAAAACAACTGAAGACCACGAAAGGCAGAGGACCGATTCCCTGCCGATACAGACACAGCTACACACTTCTAATGAGCCCTAAGTGA